Proteins encoded together in one Desulfosporosinus meridiei DSM 13257 window:
- the polA gene encoding DNA polymerase I: MPRMLILDGNSLANRAFYALPPLTTADGRPTNVLHGFLTMLFKLEQEQHPDYWVVAFDKTKATVRIEQYAGYKAQRKETPEGLRPQFDYLKEILADMDVPLLELAGYEADDLIAAITKQAEAQGMEIQIYTGDKDALQLISPRTNIFLTKKGISEIERYDETALWERYQLRPHQIIDLKGLMGDTSDNIPGVPGIGEKTALKLLWEFETVENVLANVERVSGKKVQSNLKEYADQAILSKKLATMLTEVPLTFSSEDFVYRRPQASKVLPVLQKYDLRNVTRLWHERHNDEGLLSENSEAVLETWPERAMSEEDWLLQIDEWKSQKKPLTLACRYKGTGLQGGQWLEWGVAAQGETFILDRDEASEKVCQAWLELMGNDEIPKTLADSKTVALLLANEGVQLKGLALDLSLASYLIQSSRPKFAPLDLVKEYFPSQDVFANIAEEAAALAQVAPKFEEDISTLGLTTLLHEIEEPLSLVLAQMERHGIAIDSEALKAFGDGISLTLKQLEQDIYALAEETFNINSTKQLGTILFEKLGLPSAKKTKTGYSTDAETLEELRIAHPVVAKILDYRQLNKLMSTYVNGLLAQAKEGRIHTTFQQTVTTTGRLSSTEPNLQNIPIRLEQGRQLRKVFHPTEPGWVLLSADYSQIELRILAHYSQDPLLCESFALRQDVHTRTAAEVFGISLEEVTSDMRRSAKAVNFGLVYGLTEFGLSRDLGIPRKESKFYIEQYFKRYSGVKRYLEDVVTQAKTDGQVRTLLNRLRRIPELLHSNRVQRQFGERIAMNTPVQGTAADIMKLAMLKVAEGLKPFQATMLLQVHDELLLQVAPADLENVARMLKEQMENAYPLTVPMTVECKVGPNWYEMQPFHSI; this comes from the coding sequence ATGCCGCGTATGCTTATCTTAGATGGAAATAGCCTTGCAAATCGTGCCTTTTATGCACTTCCGCCTTTAACAACAGCTGATGGGCGACCAACCAATGTTCTCCATGGTTTCTTAACCATGCTCTTTAAATTAGAACAAGAGCAGCACCCGGATTACTGGGTGGTTGCTTTCGATAAAACGAAGGCAACTGTTCGGATTGAACAGTATGCCGGCTACAAAGCACAGCGCAAAGAAACTCCAGAGGGATTACGCCCACAATTTGATTATCTCAAGGAGATATTAGCAGACATGGATGTCCCACTCCTGGAGTTGGCGGGCTACGAAGCGGATGATCTAATTGCCGCTATAACTAAACAAGCGGAAGCTCAGGGAATGGAGATCCAAATATATACAGGGGATAAGGATGCCCTACAACTCATATCCCCAAGAACTAATATTTTTCTGACTAAAAAGGGAATCAGTGAAATTGAACGATACGACGAGACAGCTCTGTGGGAACGCTATCAACTGCGGCCCCATCAAATTATTGATCTTAAGGGTTTAATGGGTGACACCTCGGATAATATCCCAGGTGTCCCAGGAATTGGAGAGAAGACCGCTCTGAAATTACTTTGGGAATTTGAAACTGTCGAGAATGTTTTAGCGAATGTTGAGAGAGTATCTGGGAAAAAGGTTCAGAGTAATTTAAAAGAATATGCCGATCAGGCTATCCTAAGCAAGAAATTGGCTACAATGCTGACGGAAGTTCCCTTGACTTTTTCTAGCGAGGATTTTGTTTATCGACGTCCACAGGCCTCTAAAGTTCTGCCGGTTCTGCAGAAGTATGACCTGAGAAATGTAACGCGTTTATGGCATGAGCGCCATAATGATGAAGGGCTTCTTAGTGAAAATTCGGAGGCAGTGTTAGAAACCTGGCCTGAACGAGCAATGTCAGAAGAGGACTGGCTCCTTCAGATAGACGAATGGAAGTCCCAAAAGAAACCTCTTACCCTAGCTTGTCGATACAAGGGGACAGGGTTACAAGGGGGACAATGGCTGGAATGGGGAGTAGCTGCCCAAGGGGAGACCTTTATTCTGGATCGTGATGAGGCATCGGAAAAGGTTTGTCAGGCATGGCTGGAATTAATGGGAAACGATGAGATTCCTAAAACCTTGGCAGACAGTAAGACGGTAGCTTTATTACTTGCTAACGAAGGTGTGCAACTAAAGGGTTTAGCCCTAGATCTAAGCCTGGCATCCTACCTAATTCAATCCTCGCGACCGAAGTTTGCGCCTCTGGATTTAGTTAAAGAGTATTTTCCCAGTCAAGATGTATTCGCTAATATTGCCGAGGAAGCTGCAGCCTTAGCTCAAGTTGCCCCTAAGTTTGAAGAAGATATCAGTACTCTGGGACTTACTACTCTTCTTCACGAAATCGAAGAACCCTTAAGTTTGGTTCTTGCGCAAATGGAACGGCACGGAATTGCCATCGACTCTGAAGCATTAAAAGCCTTTGGGGACGGAATAAGTCTAACCTTAAAACAGCTGGAGCAGGATATTTATGCGTTAGCTGAGGAAACCTTTAACATAAACTCTACGAAACAGTTGGGAACTATTCTTTTTGAAAAGTTGGGCCTACCTAGCGCTAAGAAGACGAAAACTGGGTATTCTACAGATGCGGAGACCTTAGAAGAACTTCGCATTGCCCATCCTGTTGTGGCCAAGATTCTTGACTATCGGCAATTAAACAAATTAATGTCTACCTATGTAAATGGATTACTCGCTCAGGCCAAGGAAGGTCGGATTCATACCACCTTTCAGCAAACTGTGACAACAACCGGACGTTTGTCGAGCACGGAACCCAATTTGCAGAACATCCCAATTCGATTAGAGCAGGGAAGACAACTGCGAAAGGTTTTTCATCCTACTGAACCAGGGTGGGTGCTTCTCTCTGCGGACTATTCTCAAATTGAACTTAGGATTTTAGCCCACTATTCCCAAGACCCTTTACTCTGTGAATCCTTTGCCCTGAGACAAGATGTTCATACCAGGACCGCTGCTGAAGTGTTTGGAATTTCACTGGAAGAGGTAACTTCGGATATGCGCCGAAGTGCAAAGGCGGTTAATTTTGGCTTGGTCTATGGATTAACTGAATTCGGTCTCTCCAGGGATTTGGGCATCCCGCGTAAAGAATCTAAGTTTTATATTGAGCAGTATTTTAAGCGCTATAGTGGAGTTAAACGGTATCTGGAGGATGTAGTGACCCAGGCCAAAACAGACGGACAAGTACGTACCCTGTTAAATCGCTTGCGTCGCATTCCTGAGCTTCTGCATTCCAACCGAGTTCAACGTCAGTTTGGGGAGCGGATTGCAATGAATACCCCGGTGCAGGGCACAGCTGCGGATATCATGAAATTAGCTATGCTTAAAGTAGCCGAAGGATTGAAACCTTTTCAAGCAACTATGCTTCTCCAAGTACACGATGAGCTCTTGCTTCAAGTAGCTCCGGCAGATCTGGAAAATGTTGCCCGCATGTTAAAGGAACAAATGGAAAATGCCTATCCTTTAACCGTGCCGATGACGGTGGAATGTAAGGTTGGCCCTAACTGGTACGAAATGCAGCCGTTTCATTCAATATAA
- a CDS encoding DMT family transporter: MSDKQVRLLMVLTSLLWSGAFITGKFSIQDFPPYALTFFRFLFALPFIFTILYIKEPKNLFPRGKQWPALLLLGFVGTFCYHVLFFTSLSYTTAINSSLIGAINPMVTTLLAAMFFSERLTFYRVLGIFLSFSGVFLFITNGDWQIISQFQVNHGDFLMLLGVFCFSTYSLLSRRYMKQYNISPFMITAYTFLICVIISFPFVLWENPATYLSTATARGWLSILYMSVFASVLGYLFQSIAIQRIGASRTAVFINLVPIFTIIQSVTILGESITLIKLMCAAIVIIGVYLATRPDTRTNILNLPNKVA, from the coding sequence ATGTCCGATAAACAGGTTCGATTACTGATGGTTTTAACAAGTCTACTTTGGTCCGGCGCATTTATAACCGGAAAATTCTCCATTCAGGATTTTCCGCCCTATGCCCTTACTTTCTTTCGCTTCCTTTTTGCCTTACCATTTATCTTCACAATTTTGTATATCAAAGAACCGAAAAACCTTTTCCCTCGCGGCAAACAATGGCCGGCTCTTCTCTTGCTCGGCTTTGTCGGCACTTTCTGCTATCATGTCTTATTTTTCACTTCACTGAGCTATACTACCGCAATTAATTCCTCCCTGATCGGAGCCATCAATCCCATGGTTACTACCCTTTTGGCTGCGATGTTCTTCAGTGAAAGATTGACCTTCTACAGGGTATTAGGGATTTTCCTTTCTTTCAGCGGCGTCTTTCTCTTTATTACCAACGGGGATTGGCAAATAATCTCTCAATTTCAAGTAAATCATGGCGATTTTCTAATGCTGCTTGGAGTATTTTGCTTTTCGACTTATTCCCTACTTAGTCGAAGATACATGAAGCAATATAATATATCCCCTTTCATGATCACAGCTTATACCTTCTTAATATGTGTTATTATCTCTTTTCCCTTTGTTTTATGGGAAAACCCTGCTACTTATTTATCAACAGCCACTGCCAGAGGTTGGCTCTCTATTTTATACATGAGCGTATTTGCTTCAGTATTAGGTTATCTCTTCCAATCTATTGCCATTCAACGTATTGGTGCCTCTAGAACCGCCGTTTTTATTAATCTCGTACCTATCTTTACAATTATCCAGTCAGTGACAATCTTAGGGGAGTCCATTACCCTTATCAAATTAATGTGTGCAGCCATTGTTATCATAGGTGTTTATTTGGCAACACGTCCTGATACAAGAACCAATATTTTAAATTTACCTAATAAAGTTGCTTAA
- a CDS encoding response regulator transcription factor, with product MKLLFIEHKTNSSKTLNTRLKREGYVVDSIHDGEIGLELALLGSYDLIVLDSFLPMINGLNFIKELRAHDIAAPILVLHTNNDIKFMINCLDAGADDYLLKPFSLEVFLARLRALSRRIDKDYIDNELIVAGLVLNTLKCRVAKGNSVIKLSAKETLLLETLMRNYGNVVTKERIFERLWGANSVIEFANVDLYICYLRKKIGASTIKTVRNIGYYLEQTK from the coding sequence ATGAAGCTGTTGTTTATAGAACATAAAACCAATTCTTCAAAAACACTAAACACCCGCTTAAAAAGAGAAGGTTATGTGGTTGATAGCATTCACGATGGCGAAATCGGATTAGAGTTGGCCTTGCTTGGGTCATATGATCTTATTGTCCTAGATTCGTTTCTTCCAATGATTAATGGCCTAAATTTTATCAAGGAACTTCGAGCCCATGACATAGCTGCGCCCATTTTAGTTCTCCACACTAATAATGATATAAAGTTTATGATTAATTGTTTAGATGCGGGTGCCGATGATTATTTGCTAAAACCTTTTTCTCTTGAAGTTTTCTTAGCAAGACTAAGAGCACTTTCCAGAAGAATAGACAAAGATTATATTGACAATGAGCTGATAGTAGCAGGGTTAGTTTTAAACACCCTAAAGTGTAGGGTAGCGAAAGGAAATAGTGTCATTAAACTAAGTGCCAAGGAAACCCTATTGCTGGAAACTCTCATGCGAAACTACGGAAATGTTGTTACCAAGGAACGTATCTTCGAGAGACTTTGGGGAGCCAATTCTGTGATAGAATTTGCCAATGTAGACCTCTACATATGCTACCTGAGAAAGAAAATCGGCGCTTCAACGATAAAAACAGTACGTAACATAGGGTATTACTTAGAACAAACCAAATGA
- the galE gene encoding UDP-glucose 4-epimerase GalE translates to MQSILVSGGAGYIGSLTVKTLLEQGYKPVVLDNLVTGHRQSVIGDVPFFSGDIADPHLVQKIVEQEQISAVIHFAARSLVGESAEKPDLYFEENTAKTNRFVSTLLKSGVKRLIFSSTAATYGIPEEIPIPESAPTIPINPYGQSKLMIEQSFSWLEKAYDLQWIALRYFNAAGAALDGSLGEDHLPETHLIPLILKTALGQRKEIHIFGTDYSTPDGTCIRDYIHVLDLAKAHVLALEALGKGIESGVYNVGTGSGFSVREVIETARQVTGRRIPLVESPRRPGDPDRLVAKVEKIKELLGWSPQHSTLEQIIESAWAWHLSHPNGYDQ, encoded by the coding sequence ATGCAATCTATTCTCGTATCCGGTGGGGCGGGCTATATCGGCAGCCTTACCGTCAAAACACTTTTAGAGCAGGGTTACAAACCCGTTGTTCTCGATAATCTTGTGACCGGGCATAGGCAATCCGTTATAGGTGATGTTCCCTTTTTTTCGGGAGACATTGCGGATCCACATCTTGTTCAAAAGATTGTCGAACAAGAACAGATCAGTGCCGTAATTCATTTTGCCGCGAGGAGCTTGGTCGGGGAATCCGCGGAAAAACCTGATCTTTATTTCGAGGAAAATACTGCGAAGACTAACCGTTTTGTAAGTACGCTCCTTAAGTCAGGGGTAAAGCGCTTAATCTTCTCCTCCACGGCAGCAACTTATGGTATTCCCGAAGAAATACCCATTCCCGAAAGTGCACCTACAATTCCCATCAACCCCTATGGCCAGTCTAAACTTATGATTGAGCAATCCTTTTCTTGGCTTGAGAAAGCCTATGACCTCCAATGGATTGCTCTGCGCTATTTCAATGCTGCCGGAGCAGCACTTGATGGTTCTTTAGGTGAGGATCATCTTCCTGAAACACACCTTATTCCTCTGATTTTAAAGACAGCATTAGGGCAACGAAAAGAAATACATATCTTTGGTACGGACTATTCCACTCCCGATGGTACGTGCATTCGCGACTATATTCATGTTCTGGATTTGGCGAAGGCACATGTTTTAGCATTGGAAGCTCTGGGAAAGGGGATTGAAAGCGGAGTTTATAATGTTGGAACTGGTTCTGGCTTTAGTGTTAGAGAGGTCATCGAAACGGCCCGCCAAGTCACGGGGCGAAGAATTCCTCTGGTTGAATCTCCACGTCGGCCAGGTGATCCGGATAGACTTGTAGCGAAAGTGGAAAAGATTAAAGAACTTTTGGGATGGAGTCCACAGCATAGTACTTTAGAACAAATCATTGAGAGCGCTTGGGCTTGGCACCTGAGCCATCCCAACGGGTATGACCAATAA
- a CDS encoding sensor histidine kinase yields the protein MKALIKKITRTIPKTNSLRFQLLSRSLLLMAGLLGIIGFFQYIFMQEFIYQNKVISVQNQVLAIHPDVWERLAGDYVNELPEIIPDIKAGEEFGDKPPGNGRNKAPFFFLQDSTIAFYDLKGNFSVFSDSSADGVLPTKLDEKDYENATRSKPNLNYKVIDQASGHEKLIVLQPIRSRDQLVGVVQVSINTKPLRDILTRQLLTFLLISFLALIGGMLAFIPVLRKTLVPLSKMVDTVEQIDAGNLAERLPVDQGQVEIDRLADSFNGMLERLETSFDAEKEAKEQMRRFVADASHELRTPLTSIHGFLEVLLRGAMNQPDKLHRSLTSMYTESERMKKLVQDLLLLAKLDRSPNIQLAEGELDEIIKGMAPQLRLLAGNRKVTLKLASHLKCCFDEDKMKQVILNLFHNAVQHTDPEKGDIQIALEKVSAGVELTVRDNGSGIPAEHLPKLFDRFYRSDSSRTRKYGGAGLGLAITKSLVEHHCGTIGVESLAEEGTVFYVWLPQSCEE from the coding sequence ATGAAAGCCCTAATCAAAAAAATAACTCGAACTATACCTAAAACCAACTCCCTTCGTTTTCAACTTTTATCCCGTTCGCTATTGCTTATGGCTGGATTATTGGGGATCATAGGATTTTTTCAATATATCTTTATGCAAGAATTTATCTATCAAAATAAAGTAATCAGTGTCCAAAACCAGGTATTAGCCATTCATCCGGATGTTTGGGAAAGGTTAGCGGGGGACTATGTCAATGAACTACCCGAGATAATCCCGGATATTAAAGCCGGAGAAGAATTCGGTGATAAACCTCCCGGTAATGGTCGTAATAAGGCGCCTTTTTTCTTCCTGCAGGACTCTACGATTGCTTTCTATGATCTGAAGGGAAACTTTTCAGTGTTCTCAGATTCTTCGGCTGATGGTGTACTCCCTACAAAACTTGACGAAAAGGATTATGAAAATGCCACACGTTCAAAACCCAACCTAAACTATAAGGTTATTGATCAAGCTTCAGGACATGAGAAATTGATTGTTCTTCAGCCAATCAGATCGAGGGATCAATTGGTTGGAGTTGTTCAGGTAAGTATAAATACTAAACCTTTAAGGGATATTTTGACTCGGCAATTGCTGACATTTTTACTGATTTCTTTTCTTGCTTTGATCGGAGGTATGTTAGCCTTCATCCCTGTTTTAAGAAAAACCTTGGTTCCATTGTCTAAAATGGTCGATACTGTGGAACAAATCGATGCCGGGAATCTGGCTGAACGGTTACCGGTTGACCAAGGGCAAGTAGAAATTGACCGCTTGGCCGATTCGTTTAATGGTATGCTTGAAAGGCTGGAAACGTCTTTTGACGCGGAAAAAGAGGCGAAAGAACAAATGCGGCGCTTTGTTGCTGATGCATCTCATGAGCTACGCACGCCTTTGACGTCAATTCATGGGTTTTTAGAGGTTTTGCTTCGAGGTGCTATGAATCAACCTGATAAATTGCACAGATCGTTAACTAGCATGTATACTGAATCCGAACGGATGAAAAAGTTAGTTCAGGATCTGCTTCTTCTAGCGAAGCTAGATCGCTCACCAAATATCCAGTTAGCGGAAGGGGAACTTGACGAGATCATTAAAGGAATGGCACCTCAGTTAAGATTATTAGCTGGGAATCGAAAAGTCACTTTGAAGCTTGCTTCTCATTTAAAATGTTGCTTCGATGAGGACAAGATGAAACAAGTCATTTTGAATCTTTTTCATAACGCGGTGCAGCATACTGATCCTGAAAAAGGGGATATCCAGATCGCTTTGGAGAAGGTTTCAGCTGGTGTGGAGTTGACGGTTAGAGATAATGGTTCAGGTATTCCGGCAGAACATCTGCCAAAATTATTTGATCGTTTTTATCGGAGTGATTCATCCAGAACTCGAAAATATGGGGGAGCGGGATTAGGTCTGGCCATAACAAAATCTCTTGTAGAGCATCATTGCGGAACCATTGGAGTAGAAAGTTTGGCAGAAGAGGGAACTGTGTTTTATGTATGGCTCCCCCAGTCTTGTGAAGAATAA
- a CDS encoding response regulator transcription factor, with the protein MKKLKGIKLLLVDDEPNILQFLEMGLQEEGFEVQTAQDGMAAVTLAKQFQPHIIILDVMMPGMDGFEVCRMLKKTENVAIIMLTAKDEVDDRVKGLTLGADDYMMKPFSFEELLARIQARIRNQFPNLLGEVELGAFRIDDRRKEILYEQRVLELSTTEYELLKFLVLNHGLVLSKAKILDKVWGYDFGGDENIVEVYIRSLREKLNDKEHRLIRTLRGAGYRVDL; encoded by the coding sequence ATGAAGAAATTAAAGGGCATCAAACTACTATTGGTCGATGATGAACCAAACATTTTGCAGTTTCTGGAGATGGGGCTTCAAGAGGAGGGATTTGAGGTTCAAACAGCTCAAGATGGTATGGCAGCTGTAACACTTGCCAAGCAATTCCAGCCTCATATTATTATTCTTGATGTAATGATGCCCGGTATGGATGGCTTTGAAGTATGTCGAATGCTAAAAAAGACAGAAAATGTGGCCATTATCATGTTGACTGCTAAGGATGAAGTGGATGACCGAGTAAAAGGACTGACCCTTGGGGCTGATGACTATATGATGAAACCCTTTAGCTTTGAGGAATTGCTGGCCCGCATTCAGGCTAGAATTCGAAATCAATTCCCTAATCTCCTGGGTGAGGTTGAGTTAGGTGCCTTCCGGATTGACGATAGGCGTAAAGAAATCCTGTACGAGCAAAGAGTTCTCGAACTCTCGACCACGGAGTATGAGCTGCTGAAATTCCTAGTACTGAATCACGGTTTAGTCTTAAGCAAAGCGAAGATCTTGGACAAGGTGTGGGGCTATGATTTCGGAGGGGATGAAAATATTGTAGAGGTGTATATTAGGTCTTTGCGGGAAAAATTAAACGATAAAGAGCATCGTCTAATTCGAACCTTGCGCGGGGCTGGATATCGGGTTGATCTCTAA